One Festucalex cinctus isolate MCC-2025b chromosome 1, RoL_Fcin_1.0, whole genome shotgun sequence genomic region harbors:
- the LOC144027078 gene encoding uncharacterized protein LOC144027078, which produces MVNSRCDDLTREFFTSKAARGDQIIPRLVRTGAQHKGEPTLTRRCPDDSFTKDKSTPITTNKMLVTVISKPAPTFNTEASCHKLVLTLQEGPTREQSLLRCFILAVRAEPARPLAIVNLITGMRSNDVPADDAVILQLQLSKDQEKLVEALKGQQEEVKVIHRLLSEQQGELIHQQREILAQQKKIHDYMEQVKAQYNILLDTIKQMSMQNLQEELDSHKDVLSEPHQVQQTLSLHKVDMEASVMEVGHSLVTCGRCGPEEYCDFGSGHPRCEKCTVCPAGFFLVAQCSVHADRICQDRDECLELADLCEDRQKCINTPGGFRCQGMTERDGRTGMCGHDYFYNLDMDECQACAECEGQPATSPCTFTTDTVCSGPSDGDNALSLSWTGDVSLPDTKGRVVNLASPGVQLHIRATDHESLASAEDGRLVMKKHGLVWLEQNLSVNHGCRSFVQVCLHMNASDGSESHYLSGVRIEQQEVRSLQGISISAVAEVAPGHVISTSLWSANHHCNQSNGLRLYDPSAASLSLMWLSHDTGAVAMTAQAVLSAHYHTSHRPVFRIASTSDPYVVVLTHDGRGIRFAERGTVRFVFQQALYSMGQACVSEGFQMLAYLNRNGTAAELCRTFKPGVHYRDTSISLSGATEVGSGDTLAFEILSPAQCTVRFFSDDTGVSGLSLLKLAFLQELSETSPCPSIRPVPSLVKLTLLRRIHSERPVAGWEARGSRPAPIVQRVGGQMPDGSQWASVSLRASFQNIPGGSD; this is translated from the exons ATGGTCAATTCCAGATGCGATGACCTCACCCGAGAGTTTTTCACCTCAAAGGCTGCCAGAGGTGACCAGATCATTCCCAGATTGGTGAG GACTGGAGCGCAGCACAAGGGCGAACCGACACTCACCCGGCGGTGTCCAGACGACAGCTTCACCAAGGACAAGTCTACCCCAATTACCACCAACAAGATGCTCGTTACGGTCATCAGCAAACCGGCACCCACCTTCAACACAGAGGCTTCGTGCCACAAACTGGTATTGACGTTACAAGAAGGACCAACCCGAGAACAATCACTGCTGAGGTGTTTCATCCTGGCTGTGCGGGCGGAACCTGCCCGACCACTGGCAATCGTCAACCTGATAACAGGGATGC GGAGCAATGATGTTCCTGCAGACGATGCTGTCATACTGCAGCTGCAGCTGTCCAAGGACCAAGAGAAGCTTGTTGAGGCCTTGAAGGGTCAGCAGGAAGAGGTCAAAGTAATCCATCGGCTCCTCAGTGAGCAACAGGGGGAGCTGATCCACCAGCAGAGAGAAATCCTCGCACAACAGAAGAAAATACACGACTACATGGAGCAA GTTAAGGCACAGTACAACATACTATTGGACACCATCAAGCAAATGTCCATGCAGAATCTTCAGGAGGAGCTGGACAGTCACAAGGATGTCTTGAGTGAACCACATCAAGTTCAACAGACCCTCTCTTTGCACAAAGTGGACATGGAGGCCAGCGTAATGGAG GTGGGCCATTCCCTTGTGACGTGTGGGAGATGTGGCCCTGAGGAATACTGCGACTTCGGTAGTGGTCATCCACGCTGTGAGAAATGTACAGTCTGTCCTGCCGGCTTCTTCCTGGTTGCTCAGTGTTCAGTCCATGCAGACAGAATCTGCCAG GACAGAGATGAATGTCTTGAGCTTGCTGATCTTTGTGAAGATCGACAGAAATGTATCAACACACCAG GTGGATTTCGATGTCAAGGAATGACGGAGCGAGACGGCAGAACTGGCATGTGTGGCCACGACTATTTCTACAACTTGGACATGGATGAGTGTCAGGCCTGCGCTGAGTGTGAAGGACAACCAGCGACATCACCGTGTACATTTACAACTGACACCGTCTGCTCTGGACCTTCTGATGGTGACAATGCCCTCTCTCTTTCCTGGACCGGGGATGTGAGTCTGCCTGATACCAAAGGCCGCGTAGTGAACTTGGCCTCGCCAGGCGTGCAGCTTCACATCCGGGCGACGGACCATGAAAGTCTGGCATCGGCCGAGGACGGACGCCTGGTGATGAAGAAGCATGGGTTGGTATGGCTGGAGCAGAACCTGTCAGTCAACCACGGCTGCCGCAGTTTTGTTCAAGTATGTTTGCACATGAACGCCAGCGATGGCTCTGAAAGTCATTACCTCAGCGGTGTCAGAATTgagcaacaggaagtgaggtcccTCCAGGGCATCAGCATCAGCGCGGTAGCAGAGGTCGCCCCGGGTCACGTGATCTCCACTTCCCTTTGGAGTGCTAACCACCACTGCAACCAGAGCAATGGTTTGCGACTTTATGACCCCTCAGCTGCTTCTCTAAGCCTCATGTGGCTGTCCCATGACACGGGCGCCGTCGCCATGACAGCACAGGCTGTGCTATCAGCTCACTACCACACAAGCCATCGGCCAGTCTTTCGTATCGCCTCCACCTCGGACCCTTACGTGGTAGTGCTGACTCATGACGGCCGTGGGATCCGTTTTGCAGAACGTGGTACCGTACGCTTTGTATTTCAGCAGGCGTTGTACTCCATGGGCCAGGCATGCGTGAGTGAGGGCTTCCAAATGTTGGCGTACCTCAATCGGAATGGTACCGCTGCAGAGCTTTGCCGGACCTTCAAACCAGGTGTTCACTACCGTGACACATCCATCTCTCTGTCTGGAGCGACTGAAGTCGGTTCTGGAGACACACTGGCCTTTGAGATTCTATCTCCTGCCCAGTGCACTGTCCGATTCTTTAGTGATGACACAGGCGTTAGTGGACTCAGCTTG CTCAAGCTGGCCTTCCTGCAGGAGCTGTCCGAAACAAGCCCCTGTCCTTCCATCAGACCAGTCCCCAG CTTGGTTAAGCTGACTCTACTCAGGCGAATTCACTCAGAGAGGCCCGTAGCGGGCTGGGAGGCAAGGGGCTCACGACCCGCCCCCATAGTCCAACGGGTAGGTGGACAAATGCCTGATGGTAGTCAGTGGGCCAGTGTAAGCCTGCGGGCATCCTTCCAG